The following are encoded together in the Bos indicus isolate NIAB-ARS_2022 breed Sahiwal x Tharparkar chromosome 29, NIAB-ARS_B.indTharparkar_mat_pri_1.0, whole genome shotgun sequence genome:
- the NPAS4 gene encoding neuronal PAS domain-containing protein 4 yields the protein MYRSTKGASKARRDQINAEIRNLKELLPLAEADKVRLSYLHIMSLACIYTRKGVFFAGGTPLAGSTGLLSAQELEDIVAALPGFLLVFTAEGKLLYLSESVSEHLGHSMVDLVAQGDSIYDIIDPADHLTVRQQLALPSALDTDRLFRCRFNTSKSLRRQSAGNKLVLIRGRFHAHPPGAYWAGNPVFTAFCAPLETRPRPGPGPGPGPGPASLFLAMFQSRHAKDLALLDISESVLIYLGFERSELLCKSWYGLLHPEDLGHASAQHYRLLAESGDIQAEMVVRLLAKPGGWAWIYCLLYSEGPEGPITANNYPISDMEAWSLRQQLNSEETQAAYVLGTPTMLPSFPENILSQEQCSSPNPLFTMGPPRSTSFPSAPELGAVPTSEELPQAPKDLGFSYLTFPSGPQPSLQADLSKDLVCTPPYTPHQPGGCAFLFSLHEPFQTHMPAPSSSLQEQLTPSAVTFSDQLTPNSATFPDPLTSPLQGQLTETSARSYEDPCTSTFPDQLLPSAATFPEPLSSPAQEQLTSPSTSFQAHLNSPRQTFPEQLSPNSSKTYFAQEGCSFLYEKLPPSPSSPGNGDCTLLALAQLRGPLSVDVPLVPEGLLTPEASPVKQSFFHYSEKEQSEIDRLIQQISQLAQGMDRPFSAEAGTGGLEPLGGLEPLDSNLSLSGAGPPVLSLELKPWKCQDLDFLTDPDLFLEETPVEDIFMDLSTPDPNGEWESEDPEAAVPGGAPSPCNNLSPEDRSFLEDLATYETAFETGVSAFPYDGFTDELHQLQSQVQDSFHKDGSGGEPTF from the exons ATGTACCGCTCCACCAAGGGCGCCTCCAAGGCGCGCCGCGACCAGATCAACGCTGAGATCCGGAACCTCAAGGAGCTGCTGCCGCTGGCCGAAGCGGACAAGGTCCGGCTGTCCTACCTGCACATTATGAGTCTTGCCTGCATCTACACTCGCAAGGGAGTCTTCTTCGCTGGAG GCACTCCTCTGGCGGGCTCCACAGGGCTTCTCTCAGCTCAAGAGCTTGAAGACATAGTGGCAGCACTACCTGGATTTCTGCTTGTGTTCACAGCAGAGGGGAAGCTGCTATATCTGTCTGAGAGTGTGAGCGAGCATCTGGGCCACTCCATG GTGGACCTGGTAGCCCAGGGTGACAGTATCTATGACATCATTGATCCAGCTGACCACCTAACTGTGCGCCAGCAACtcgccctgccctctgccctggaTACTG ATCGCCTCTTCCGCTGTCGCTTCAACACCTCCAAGTCCCTCAGGCGCCAGAGTGCAGGCAACAAACTGGTGCTTATTCGAGGTCGATTCCACGCTCACCCACCTGGGGCCTACTGGGCAGGAAATCCTGTGTTCACAGCTTTCTGCGCTCCACTGGAGACAAGACCCCGCCccggccctggccctggccctggtcCTGGCCCAGCCTCACTCTTCCTTGCCATGTTCCAGAGTCGTCATGCTAAGGACCTGGCCCTTCTGGATATCTCAGAGAG TGTCCTAATCTACCTGGGCTTTGAGCGCAGTGAGCTGCTCTGTAAATCATGGTATGGATTGCTACACCCTGAGGACCTGGGCCACGCTTCTGCTCAACACTACCGCTTGT TGGCTGAAAGTGGAGATATTCAGGCAGAGATGGTGGTGAGACTGCTGGCTAAGCCTGGAGGCTGGGCATGGATTTACTGCCTTTTATATTCAGAAGGTCCAGAGGGCCCCATTACTGCCAATAACTACCCAATCAG CGACATGGAAGCCTGGAGCCTCCGCCAGCAGTTGAACTCTGAAGAAACCCAGGCAGCCTATGTCCTGGGCACCCCGACCATGTTGCCCTCATTCCCGGAGAACATCCTCTCCCAGGAGCAGTGCTCCAGCCCTAATCCACTCTTCACCATGGGGCCTCCCAGAAGCACCAGTTTCCCCAGTGCTCCTGAGCTAGGTGCTGTCCCAACATCAGAAGAGCTTCCCCAAGCACCCAAGGACCTTGGCTTCAGTTACCTGACATTCCCATCAGGCCCTCAGCCTTCTCTTCAAGCAGACCTGAGCAAGGACCTTGTGTGCACGCCACCCTACACACCCCACCAGCCAGGAGGCTGTGCCTTCCTCTTCAGCCTCCATGAGCCCTTCCAGACCCACATGCCCGCTCCATCCAGCTCTCTACAAGAACAGCTGACTCCAAGCGCCGTGACCTTCTCTGATCAATTGACGCCCAACAGTGCAACTTTCCCAGATCCACTGACTAGCCCACTACAAGGACAACTGACTGAAACCTCAGCCAGAAGCTATGAAGATCCTTGCACCTCCACCTTCCCAGACCAGCTGCTTCCCAGCGCTGCCACCTTCCCAGAGCCTCTGAGCAGCCCTGCCCAGGAGCAGCTAACTTCTCCCAGCACATCATTCCAAGCACACCTGAACAGCCCCAGGCAAACTTTTCCAGAACAACTGAGCCCCAATTCCAGCAAGACTTACTTCGCCCAGGAGGGATGCAGTTTTCTCTATGAGAAGTTGCCCCCAAGTCCTAGCAGCCCTGGTAATGGGGATTGCACACTCTTGGCCCTAGCCCAGCTCCGGGGTCCCCTCTCTGTGGATGTCCCCCTGGTGCCTGAAGGCCTTCTTACACCTGAGGCCTCGCCAGTCAAGCAGAGTTTTTTCCACTATTCTGAGAAGGAGCAGAGTGAGATAGACCGTCTCATTCAGCAGATCAGCCAGTTGGCTCAGGGCATGGACCGACCCTTCTCGGCTGAGGCTGGCACCGGTGGGCTGGAACCACTTGGGGGGCTGGAGCCCCTGGACTCTAACCTTTCCCTGTCGGGGGCTGGTCCCCCTGTGCTCAGCCTGGAACTGAAACCCTGGAAATGCCAGGATCTGGATTTCCTGACTGACCCTGATCTGTTCCTGGAAGAGACGCCCGTGGAAGACATCTTCATGGATCTCTCTACCCCAGACCCCAATGGGGAATGGGAGTCTGAGGATCCCGAGGCAGCGGTCCCAGGAGGGGCCCCATCGCCTTGCAACAACCTGTCCCCAGAAGACCGCAGCTTCCTGGAGGACCTGGCCACATATGAAACCGCCTTTGAGACAGGTGTCTCAGCATTCCCCTACGATGGGTTTACTGATGAGTTGCATCAACTCCAGAGCCAAGTTCAAGACAGCTTCCATAAAG ATGGAAGTGGAGGGGAACCAACGTTTTGA